One genomic segment of Candidatus Zixiibacteriota bacterium includes these proteins:
- the bshA gene encoding N-acetyl-alpha-D-glucosaminyl L-malate synthase BshA: protein MKIGITCYPVAGGSGIVATELGQQLAVRGHQVHFISYAIPFRLDKYQANLFYHGVETTAYPLFQNPPYTLTLASKMADVTRNFGLDILHVHYAVPHATSAYLAREILKAANVTLPKIITTLHGTDITLVGADASFYDITRFSINASDGVTAVSKYLADETMQVFKLNKEVRVIHNFVDSARFKPFSAQCQKDEFVKPGEFLICHVSNFRPVKRTIDVIDIFDRIHLELPARLLLVGEGPEMTLARRQITKKGLSDRVIFLGNQSRVEAVLPCADLFLMPSEEESFGLAALEALACGVPVIGTTGTGLSEVISHNVNGFLCPVGDTTAMARAGIDLLKDKPRHLAFRNAAAKIALERFKEDKLISEYENYYEEILHG, encoded by the coding sequence ATGAAAATCGGCATCACCTGTTACCCTGTCGCCGGCGGATCGGGGATTGTCGCAACCGAGCTTGGACAACAACTGGCTGTTCGCGGCCACCAAGTTCATTTTATTTCGTACGCAATCCCATTCCGTTTGGACAAATACCAAGCCAATCTATTCTATCACGGGGTTGAGACCACAGCGTATCCGCTTTTTCAGAACCCTCCGTATACATTGACTCTGGCCTCCAAGATGGCCGATGTCACACGTAACTTTGGTCTCGATATTCTCCATGTTCACTATGCCGTTCCTCATGCGACTTCCGCGTACCTCGCCAGAGAAATTCTCAAAGCCGCAAACGTGACGCTTCCCAAAATTATCACAACTCTCCATGGCACAGATATCACTCTCGTCGGTGCCGATGCCTCGTTTTATGACATCACCCGCTTTTCGATCAATGCCTCGGATGGAGTCACGGCTGTCTCTAAATATCTTGCCGATGAAACGATGCAGGTCTTCAAACTCAATAAAGAGGTTAGAGTAATTCACAACTTTGTTGACAGCGCCCGTTTCAAACCGTTTTCAGCGCAATGCCAGAAAGATGAGTTTGTTAAACCGGGTGAGTTTCTTATCTGTCATGTTTCAAACTTTAGGCCGGTCAAACGGACAATCGATGTCATCGACATTTTTGATAGGATACATTTAGAACTCCCGGCCCGGCTTCTGCTCGTTGGCGAAGGGCCGGAGATGACTTTGGCGCGAAGGCAGATAACAAAAAAGGGATTGTCCGACCGGGTGATATTTTTGGGCAACCAAAGCCGGGTCGAGGCCGTGCTTCCTTGCGCTGATCTCTTTTTGATGCCTTCAGAAGAAGAATCATTCGGACTGGCCGCGCTTGAGGCGCTCGCCTGCGGTGTGCCGGTAATCGGAACGACAGGGACGGGCCTCTCTGAAGTTATATCGCATAACGTCAACGGTTTTCTCTGCCCGGTGGGGGACACAACCGCTATGGCGCGGGCTGGAATTGATCTGCTGAAAGACAAACCGCGCCATCTTGCTTTCAGAAATGCCGCGGCCAAAATCGCTCTTGAACGGTTCAAAGAGGACAAGCTCATTTCAGAGTACGAGAATTACTACGAGGAAATTCTGCATGGCTGA
- the bshC gene encoding bacillithiol biosynthesis cysteine-adding enzyme BshC: protein MDLDIMPKQLTTTEPRTLSENVQIDESFGYTQLFRDFLAGSPKAKQFFASHDLPKVCKAIDQTEYQRERMTDILIRQNRAFGTSQKVLKNIERLRNPQAVTLFCGQQAGLMSGPLLTLIKAIGVVKAARLYEAQLGRPVIPIFWIAADDHDFAEINHIWLLNRQSEPVRVGYDAPPTIELPASEILLENAEELEKMKQAMRDVLGESDFTIDLYDLVNTAYAPSETLVTSFAKFMARLTQETELAYFSPGDDDVKDVAKPFFLSLIDKRDEVRNTIKGTNEKLVQSGYHRQVEKDEANCHLFYHEGGRKPIVRGGDDFIAGDQRFTLTELTDKINEHPALFSTDVMSRAILQSFLFPVVSQKGGPSEIAYLAQVNPLFALFDLPTPVYRHRPSATLVERRIASMMQEYDIKFADMSGDKEQIVNRVLHATFPDDIGRLFERFREDLKTRFEVFSQKSLAFDPSMEESAKQTQGKIDFALGAFESKLFAAHKKRSKETRERIYRIANSLYPNRNFQERSINISYFIAKYGLGVVSLIVDNLDSEEAKHQLIYIP, encoded by the coding sequence ATGGATTTAGATATAATGCCCAAACAATTGACAACAACTGAACCGCGCACATTAAGTGAAAATGTCCAGATAGATGAGTCGTTTGGCTACACGCAGTTGTTTCGTGATTTTCTGGCAGGTTCGCCCAAGGCGAAACAATTCTTTGCATCACACGACCTGCCGAAGGTATGTAAAGCTATTGACCAGACCGAATATCAGCGCGAGCGGATGACCGATATACTTATCAGGCAGAACAGAGCATTTGGCACTTCGCAAAAGGTACTAAAAAATATCGAGCGCCTTCGCAATCCACAGGCCGTCACTCTTTTCTGCGGACAACAGGCAGGACTCATGAGCGGCCCGCTCCTCACTCTCATAAAGGCAATAGGAGTGGTAAAGGCCGCACGGCTATACGAAGCCCAGCTTGGACGCCCGGTTATTCCTATTTTTTGGATAGCTGCCGATGACCATGATTTTGCTGAGATAAATCACATTTGGCTTCTCAACCGCCAATCTGAACCTGTTCGTGTCGGATACGATGCCCCTCCGACGATTGAACTGCCGGCATCAGAAATTCTTCTTGAAAATGCCGAAGAACTTGAAAAAATGAAGCAGGCGATGAGGGACGTTTTGGGTGAAAGTGATTTCACAATTGATCTGTATGATCTCGTGAACACCGCCTATGCCCCAAGCGAGACGCTTGTCACATCTTTTGCGAAATTCATGGCACGCCTCACACAGGAAACAGAACTTGCCTATTTCTCACCCGGCGATGATGATGTCAAAGACGTTGCCAAGCCATTCTTCCTGTCACTTATTGATAAGCGAGACGAAGTCCGCAACACAATCAAAGGGACAAACGAAAAGCTTGTGCAATCCGGATACCATCGCCAAGTGGAAAAAGACGAAGCAAACTGTCATCTGTTTTATCATGAGGGAGGGCGCAAGCCAATAGTTAGGGGTGGTGACGATTTTATTGCCGGTGATCAACGATTTACATTAACCGAGCTGACCGACAAAATAAATGAACATCCAGCTCTGTTCTCAACCGATGTCATGAGCCGCGCCATTTTGCAATCATTTCTCTTTCCGGTTGTGTCTCAGAAAGGGGGGCCTTCCGAGATTGCGTATCTTGCTCAAGTCAACCCTCTCTTCGCGCTCTTTGATCTTCCAACTCCGGTTTACAGACATCGACCATCCGCCACTCTTGTCGAGCGACGAATCGCTTCGATGATGCAGGAATATGACATCAAGTTTGCCGATATGAGCGGGGATAAAGAACAGATTGTCAATCGGGTACTTCATGCGACATTCCCGGATGATATCGGACGCTTGTTCGAACGCTTCAGGGAAGACTTGAAAACCCGTTTTGAGGTCTTCAGCCAAAAATCACTGGCTTTTGATCCCTCGATGGAAGAGTCCGCAAAGCAGACACAGGGAAAAATAGATTTCGCGCTTGGGGCTTTCGAATCCAAACTCTTTGCCGCGCACAAGAAGCGCAGTAAGGAAACGCGAGAGCGGATATATCGCATCGCCAACAGTCTCTATCCCAACCGCAATTTCCAGGAGCGTTCAATTAATATCAGCTACTTTATCGCGAAATACGGACTTGGTGTGGTGTCATTGATCGTGGATAATCTCGACAGCGAGGAGGCAAAACATCAGCTTATTTATATTCCATAA
- a CDS encoding BatD family protein, with product MKKEPATTMAKTGKMKLAPRLLWFGFSALVLTVVLCSLPSTGHAQTNLNLSVSIDRDTISMDEQAVLLIEISGASQNLPSPQMPNLPAFEVYSQGRSSSLSITNGVMSSSVAYRYLLMPQKSGVYPIEGVTVVHENKSYTGNRVTLTVLDSKSPTTERLEDRALNREGDSKDYFLEGLVDKKKPFVNEQITLTLKFYTAIQFYGTPELTEPATTGFWTEILGNKAPYYQRLNNRQYKVIERKYALFPTQTGELTIGRAIITTTVAGGGGRGRDPFDVFGDFFGRGQEVTMRSTPITIDAQPLPDEGKPDNFTGSIGNYSITATSNKKTVEVNQPVSLTVKITGSGNIKSVAEPILHESNDFRIYKASSSESMSKLDDKLGGSKIFEEVFIPKRPGELEIPALEFNYFNPGQKKYVTLKTNPVKISVRKPEGYAASPELPYSPPGQTLGSQSGDIRYIKKDLGTVRPVGQILLLNPLYVVVNAIPVLVLAGMIVVRARRERQASNIGLTRSNSASRIARKRLSKAKSLARTNTAKEFYGEISLAVTAFIADKLNISPYGLTSDKIADLFGERSDDSQLSSDCIQLLRECDYSRFSSISPTIESIHQSLSQAEEVLTRLQGVRFG from the coding sequence ATGAAAAAGGAACCGGCAACTACAATGGCAAAGACTGGTAAGATGAAACTCGCACCCCGCTTGCTCTGGTTTGGTTTCAGCGCTCTTGTGTTGACTGTGGTATTATGCTCATTGCCATCAACCGGGCATGCGCAAACAAATCTGAACTTATCGGTGTCGATAGACCGTGACACCATAAGCATGGACGAGCAAGCTGTCCTGCTCATCGAAATCTCAGGCGCCAGTCAGAACCTGCCATCACCGCAGATGCCGAATTTACCAGCGTTTGAAGTCTATTCTCAAGGACGTTCCAGCAGTCTTAGCATCACTAATGGCGTAATGAGTTCCTCAGTCGCCTATCGCTATTTGCTCATGCCCCAGAAGTCCGGAGTCTATCCAATCGAAGGAGTGACAGTAGTTCATGAAAATAAAAGTTACACAGGAAATAGAGTCACGCTGACAGTGCTCGACTCGAAAAGCCCGACGACAGAGCGTCTCGAAGATCGCGCTCTCAACCGCGAAGGAGACTCGAAAGATTATTTTCTCGAGGGCCTGGTTGATAAGAAAAAGCCATTTGTGAATGAGCAGATAACCCTCACGTTGAAATTTTATACTGCAATCCAGTTTTATGGAACACCAGAGTTGACAGAACCAGCCACTACTGGTTTCTGGACAGAAATATTGGGCAACAAAGCGCCGTATTACCAGCGCCTGAATAATCGCCAATATAAAGTTATCGAGCGAAAATATGCGCTCTTTCCGACCCAGACCGGTGAACTCACCATTGGCCGCGCGATAATTACGACAACTGTCGCAGGCGGCGGAGGGCGGGGGCGCGACCCATTCGATGTCTTTGGAGATTTTTTTGGCAGGGGACAAGAAGTGACAATGCGCTCGACGCCTATAACAATCGATGCACAGCCTCTTCCTGATGAAGGCAAGCCGGACAATTTTACCGGTTCAATCGGCAATTATAGTATTACGGCAACGTCTAACAAAAAAACAGTCGAAGTAAATCAACCGGTATCCCTGACTGTCAAAATAACGGGTTCAGGGAATATAAAATCTGTGGCTGAACCGATTCTCCATGAAAGCAATGATTTTCGGATATACAAGGCATCAAGTAGTGAATCGATGAGCAAACTCGATGACAAACTCGGTGGTTCGAAAATATTTGAAGAAGTGTTTATTCCCAAACGCCCGGGCGAGCTTGAAATCCCTGCTCTGGAGTTCAATTATTTTAACCCCGGCCAGAAAAAATACGTCACATTGAAGACAAATCCTGTGAAGATTAGCGTGCGCAAGCCTGAAGGGTATGCGGCTTCTCCGGAACTGCCGTATTCGCCTCCTGGTCAGACTTTGGGTTCGCAGTCCGGCGATATACGATATATCAAAAAAGATTTGGGAACGGTGCGGCCTGTCGGGCAGATACTGCTTCTCAACCCTCTCTACGTTGTCGTGAATGCGATACCTGTCCTTGTGCTGGCTGGAATGATTGTTGTGCGGGCGCGACGTGAACGGCAGGCCTCAAATATTGGACTAACTCGGTCAAATAGTGCGTCACGGATTGCTCGCAAGCGTCTTTCGAAGGCAAAGTCACTTGCTCGCACGAACACGGCAAAAGAATTTTATGGGGAGATAAGTCTGGCGGTCACAGCTTTTATTGCCGATAAGCTCAATATTTCTCCGTATGGCCTAACGAGCGATAAAATCGCAGATTTGTTTGGCGAGAGATCAGATGATTCCCAGTTGAGCAGCGACTGCATTCAGTTGCTTCGCGAATGTGATTATTCACGTTTTTCGTCGATCAGCCCTACTATCGAAAGCATTCACCAGTCGCTTTCCCAGGCCGAAGAGGTATTGACCAGACTTCAGGGGGTTAGATTTGGCTAA
- a CDS encoding lysylphosphatidylglycerol synthase transmembrane domain-containing protein — MKILKNKQFWGAIIGLALLIYCVKDIRLSELKILLSSLNYYFLIPSVSCSFLYVAIKAARWRMLMVHPNGLSFSKVFSLYGAGLVLTTAMPALTGQVARLILFSRKLKMRKSFVFSTLFLEILFDSVSLIIFIVITSLAFVFPSEYRSLSYIITGATASAVVALYLILQYQEKLERLCLRLLRNRRPGIYIAIKKFIRSFAKGIRLLRSSQHLFGTLTVSLLSWFTHLLVVYFLFKSFAFDLPFAAAAVLMVINTLVLMIPITPGNAGMFEFAVTTSLAAFSIGRSDAVMFALSLHLIDLLPIFIFGGWYLRTQKNTTGVAESGHTSEHSLTSSLAAPAVTSPKERA, encoded by the coding sequence GTGAAGATCCTCAAAAACAAGCAGTTCTGGGGCGCCATCATTGGATTGGCGCTGTTAATCTATTGCGTAAAGGATATCAGGCTCTCCGAGTTGAAAATTCTCCTTAGTAGTCTCAACTATTACTTTCTGATCCCTTCCGTCAGTTGTTCTTTTCTCTACGTGGCAATTAAGGCCGCGCGATGGCGCATGCTTATGGTACACCCGAATGGGTTATCATTCAGCAAAGTTTTTTCCCTCTACGGCGCGGGACTGGTACTTACTACCGCAATGCCTGCACTGACTGGCCAAGTAGCGCGACTTATTTTGTTTTCGAGAAAGCTAAAAATGAGAAAGTCATTTGTTTTCTCGACATTGTTTCTTGAAATCCTTTTTGACTCAGTCAGCCTTATAATCTTTATTGTCATCACTTCGCTTGCATTTGTTTTCCCCAGCGAGTACCGCTCGCTGAGCTATATCATCACTGGCGCCACCGCATCTGCCGTTGTCGCTCTTTATTTGATTCTTCAATACCAGGAGAAATTGGAAAGGCTGTGCCTGAGACTCTTGCGCAATAGGCGTCCGGGGATATATATCGCCATCAAAAAGTTTATTCGGTCGTTTGCCAAAGGCATTCGCCTGCTTCGCTCGAGCCAGCACCTGTTTGGCACACTCACCGTATCCCTCCTCTCCTGGTTTACGCACTTGCTGGTTGTCTATTTTCTATTTAAGTCTTTCGCTTTCGATCTGCCCTTTGCTGCCGCAGCAGTGTTGATGGTAATAAATACCTTAGTTCTGATGATTCCGATAACCCCTGGAAACGCCGGTATGTTTGAATTTGCGGTCACAACATCGCTTGCGGCTTTTTCGATTGGCCGCTCGGATGCGGTCATGTTTGCGCTCTCGCTTCACCTTATCGATTTGCTTCCAATCTTTATTTTCGGCGGCTGGTATCTGCGAACTCAAAAAAACACAACTGGAGTTGCAGAAAGCGGGCATACAAGTGAACATTCTCTCACCAGTAGCCTGGCGGCTCCGGCTGTGACTAGTCCTAAGGAGCGCGCATGA
- the corA gene encoding magnesium/cobalt transporter CorA yields the protein MIRSFYYVPGQGVTSHDGIADFDAMTAVEGSILWVDMKKPTDQELFVLTHDFKFHPLAIEDVIAERSRTKIDDYERYLFLVFHAVDYIGREEGLKVSEMNFFLTKNSLVTVRHGDHRTFDHLYSRAERDERLVTRGADYLFHAIIDAVVDNYNTTLEIIESEVDGVEDDVLGQADEDTLKSIFTLRRDIVQLKRIVAPQREVVNQLTKQHYSLITPNLNVYFSDIHDHLVRIIDMSDSHREILNTSLEVYYSSVSTKTNDIIKFLTVLTAVFIPPTLVSGIWGMNFENLPGHDWEHGFLIIMGFILVLIFGMLIVFRRKKWI from the coding sequence ATGATTCGTTCCTTCTACTATGTCCCCGGACAGGGAGTAACAAGCCATGACGGTATCGCCGACTTTGATGCAATGACGGCGGTCGAAGGTTCAATTCTGTGGGTAGACATGAAAAAGCCCACTGACCAGGAGCTTTTCGTCCTTACCCATGACTTCAAATTTCACCCGCTTGCCATTGAAGACGTTATCGCCGAAAGATCCCGCACAAAAATCGACGATTACGAGCGCTATCTTTTCCTTGTCTTTCATGCTGTGGACTATATCGGCCGAGAAGAGGGGCTTAAGGTGAGCGAAATGAATTTTTTTCTCACGAAAAATTCTCTGGTTACTGTCAGACATGGCGATCATAGAACCTTTGACCATTTGTATAGCCGCGCCGAACGGGACGAAAGACTTGTGACACGCGGAGCCGACTACCTCTTTCATGCTATCATTGATGCGGTAGTTGATAATTACAACACGACTCTTGAGATTATCGAATCAGAAGTCGACGGGGTCGAAGATGATGTACTGGGACAGGCCGATGAGGACACCCTCAAATCGATCTTTACCCTGCGACGGGATATAGTTCAGCTCAAACGAATCGTCGCGCCGCAAAGAGAAGTTGTCAACCAGCTCACTAAACAACATTACAGTCTGATCACGCCCAATTTGAACGTCTACTTTTCTGATATTCATGACCACCTTGTACGAATTATCGATATGTCAGACTCGCACCGGGAAATACTGAATACATCGCTTGAAGTCTATTACTCGTCGGTGTCAACGAAGACTAATGATATCATAAAATTTCTGACAGTTCTGACTGCCGTCTTTATTCCTCCGACCCTTGTCTCAGGAATCTGGGGTATGAATTTTGAAAATCTTCCCGGGCATGACTGGGAGCATGGCTTTCTCATTATCATGGGATTCATTCTGGTCCTTATTTTCGGCATGTTGATTGTCTTTCGACGGAAGAAATGGATTTAG
- a CDS encoding tetratricopeptide repeat protein, giving the protein MAKVTNSLLLFALVLFIPQLLLSSVVEDFERGNRFYEERHFDSAITLYSGIIDSGVESAAIYFNLGNSHFKNGDLGHAVLSYLRAQRLDPTDDDISANLELAQSFTSLQMADVPLNPGRTFLNKLLLPLRLDTLAWISSALFILFILFLIVRFGLGQRRQLVRTATVFTIILLIFSSLATTWKYRESHVRQHAVIVSETSPIHTGPSEQADIDFEGASGLVVEIIGETEDFFHVRLENTRSGWIKKDLIAPV; this is encoded by the coding sequence TTGGCTAAAGTCACGAATTCACTGCTGCTTTTTGCATTGGTTCTCTTTATTCCTCAGCTTTTGTTGAGTTCGGTAGTTGAAGATTTTGAGCGCGGCAATCGCTTCTACGAAGAGCGCCACTTCGACAGCGCGATCACCCTCTATTCAGGAATTATTGACAGCGGAGTTGAGTCGGCTGCGATCTATTTCAACTTGGGAAATTCGCACTTCAAGAACGGCGATTTGGGGCATGCCGTCCTTTCCTACCTCCGCGCGCAGAGACTTGATCCGACTGATGACGACATTTCCGCTAATCTCGAACTTGCCCAAAGTTTCACTTCGCTTCAAATGGCCGATGTCCCACTCAATCCGGGCAGAACTTTTCTCAATAAGCTTCTTCTTCCGCTTCGACTGGACACTCTGGCATGGATTTCCTCAGCATTGTTTATTCTGTTTATTCTTTTTCTGATAGTGCGATTTGGATTGGGGCAGCGAAGACAATTAGTTCGAACGGCGACGGTATTTACAATCATTTTGCTTATTTTCTCGTCCTTAGCGACAACTTGGAAGTATCGGGAGTCGCACGTGCGTCAGCATGCTGTCATTGTGTCCGAGACGAGTCCTATTCACACCGGACCATCGGAGCAAGCCGATATCGATTTTGAGGGAGCCTCCGGACTGGTTGTCGAAATCATAGGCGAGACCGAAGACTTCTTTCATGTCCGGCTGGAGAATACCCGAAGCGGCTGGATAAAGAAAGACCTTATTGCACCGGTATAG
- a CDS encoding tetratricopeptide repeat protein → MNKINLYILALVVILAAGDLYAKDYIDAVKEGNKAYKTKDYKAALEQYRVAETEFPENPNISYNIGGALFGQEKYKEAVEEYNRALNGNDQGITANTHYNLGNAHFKLEDYPKAIESYENALKANPNDLDCKFNLELARKMLKENTEAQQQNDNQQQQKQDQQKQEKDQQPKDDQQKQDENQDQNQQQDQQNKDQKDKSKQEGQSKPNKKMSKEDAERILNALRDDEKDVQKKVRHEKGTGNYNGKDW, encoded by the coding sequence ATGAATAAGATCAATTTGTATATTCTCGCGCTGGTAGTCATATTAGCTGCTGGGGATCTCTACGCCAAAGATTATATAGATGCTGTCAAAGAAGGAAACAAGGCGTACAAGACCAAAGACTACAAAGCGGCCTTAGAGCAATACCGAGTCGCGGAAACTGAATTTCCCGAAAATCCCAATATAAGCTACAATATTGGCGGAGCGCTCTTCGGCCAGGAGAAGTATAAGGAAGCCGTCGAAGAGTATAATCGCGCTCTCAATGGAAATGACCAAGGCATTACCGCCAACACACACTATAACCTTGGTAACGCACATTTCAAGTTAGAGGATTATCCCAAAGCCATCGAAAGCTATGAAAACGCGCTGAAGGCCAATCCCAACGACCTGGATTGCAAATTCAACCTGGAACTCGCCCGCAAGATGCTCAAAGAGAATACTGAGGCACAACAGCAGAATGACAACCAGCAGCAGCAAAAGCAGGACCAACAAAAGCAGGAAAAGGACCAACAGCCGAAAGACGACCAGCAAAAGCAGGATGAGAATCAGGATCAGAACCAGCAGCAGGATCAGCAAAACAAAGATCAAAAAGACAAATCCAAGCAGGAGGGTCAGAGCAAGCCCAATAAGAAAATGTCTAAAGAGGATGCTGAACGTATACTGAACGCACTTCGCGACGATGAAAAAGATGTTCAGAAGAAAGTCCGCCATGAAAAAGGAACCGGCAACTACAATGGCAAAGACTGGTAA